The genome window ATTCTTTCGTCTGCGATACTTAAAACACCAAAAAATTCCTACGATTCCATCGAACGAGATATCTTTAAAAGTAACCGGTGAAAGTTTTCGACGATTCTTAAACGAGATCATCTCGAGCGCTGCAGCAGAGAATCAAAAGCAAGATTCTCGTGCGTGCAAAAGTCGGGCTGTCCAACTTTCCAAATTTACGTTCGCGAAGAACAATGCCCTTTCCATCCGTGCGTTCACCGTTTCCCCTGAAAGTTCGCGCTCGAACGTTCGCGAGGGTTAATAAATCGTTGTCGACGCGCGAGAAGCAGCGGGACGCGAGAAAGGACGGGGGAACGTTTCTTCTGGTGGCGAGTGGCGACCGTGGCCGTGGTCGAGGAGACTCGTAGGAAGAAGGAAGTAAAAGCGTGCACGCGCGGACGACGGCGTATGGAAGCGCGCGCGCTCGCGTGAACCTGAAACGGTCGCGGTGCGCGCGTAATTCTTGCCGTGGCATCTCGCGTGTTCCACGACGTTCTTGGTGTCCCACGCCGCTTTCTCTCGGCTTCTTCGTCGTTACTTCACCGCCTGAATGCTGATACTGTAAATACGCTGAGCTGTTGCGTGACAAAAGGAGCAACGATGGCTACGACGGTCACGTTGAAAATGTCGTGCCTCTCTACGATCCCCATTTTCAATGGAGGAGTCATTCACTGTCGCGACGTATTTGGACGCTTCGCCGGGTTTAATTGAGTTTAGCGCATCGAGCTTGTAATGCCTGCGTGGCGGTGATGTTGATTGCGATTGAATATCGAAGAATAGAATCGTATTTTGAGATGGGAAACAACTggcagaaatatttcattatttatcgcaaggaatttttatgaatatattatgtacattgtgcggaactttttgaaatttcaggcGATGTCTAAGATtctgataaattattacaagtaTTCTGGCATAATTTTTAAAGGTTATCTATGAAGTCTTTATTAACGCTATACCGATGtatttgcaattattaaaCGTAACAATTATTTTCCCAACCGAATAGCCATTCGCATTTAGATCCACCGACGAGCAATAAAAGAGAATTAGAAGCTTCGCAGACACGATAGATACTCGTCAAAAGTTTTTCATGAACATATATCTTATATACATCTTAACGTATGAATCACTTCTTTAGTACATTAAAGACGGATCTTCAATTTTACAGTgtctattttttaaagaacgttaaattatatttctttgtataatattaaagattGCTTGGAAATTTTCTCAGAATCGAAATATGAGAACCACTAAAGTCGTTTAAAATCTTTCATTTAATTCCTCGGTATAATACTAAACCCACCAAGAATTTCATGATTCTTCATACGAGACTCGTCTCGCGTAAATCCATCGCGGCGACGAACGATTGGCGAACAAAGCCAGTTCCATGTCAGATACAATTACCAGGGATAATCCTTGGTCGGTTGCTTTTGTTGGGTCGTTTATCTCGCTCTAGAGTATTCTAGACGATGCTATTCGTTAAAATGACGCGGTATGAGGCGCCGACCATAAATTTCACGCGCATTTGCAAACGACGCGTCGGGAAAGCAATTGTAGAATAAATTGTTAGCAGATACTTGTGACAGATTCacacgtaacgttatattttcgtGATAATAGACGCATAAATGGACAAAGAGACTCGTTAACGATGCTATATCCTGCCGGTGTCACAGTATTCAGACCACAGTGGAACATACACTAGAAATAGATTAGAGGCACTCGTACAATTTCACGAAGCACGTTTAAACGATCTTCTTGTTCGACCGCTTCGGCTCGCGTTTTGCATGTGCCGCAACGATTTTTCCTTTCTGACGACGCACAGAGGGAGATCGCCGGCAGTTTCGCGCACGCTTTTCTCGACCTTTCAGCTTTTGGCCACGCGAGACACAAAAGGCTTCTGTTCGCAGATCCGTCGACGGAACTCGGATGGATCGTCGAGTTCCGGCCGAAATTGTACGGCGCCGGCTTTAACGCTGCTTACACTTGTTTAATTTCGTTTGATTCAGCGTCTCGATGAACGAGAAACGAGGCTGAAGAGAAGCGGACGCTAATTTAACACGTTCCCCGCCGTTAGCTCTTTTTGCTTGTATCCTTTAAGGAGCTGTTGAAGTTGAGAATTCCGCTGGCATCTTTAAgggaatgttttaacaaaGTAAATAAAGAATGTTTTGGCATTTAAGAGAATGTTTTAGGAGAGTAAATTAACGAATTGTTTAAATCGTCCGATTATAGTAATGGCACCTGGGTATTTCGATCCTGTTGCTTCAATTAATTTAGATATGTCCTGTATCGATATATTCGTAATCCATATATTTCTTAAGAACCATTCCTTTCGAAGCTACAACTTTAATAAATTCGGAGAACGATTTGTTTTTAAGAAGAAATTTAACGGGCCTGGCACGCGGAATTGAAGATTTGACAAACAGCTGGTAAAATTCCGATAAACGCAGCGAAATTGAGAGTTTATCGGACATGTGTTAAATCCACGTGAATCTGTGATTCGTTCGACGATGGAATTCCAACGAACTATCAAAAGACGTGTCGCGCATATGTTGCAGGCAGTGTGAACGCTTTAAGAAAAACAGACAAGGATATTCagcacgtagcgaaacttgTGACGAATAATTGGAAAGGCAAAAGCGGATTAAACAGAGAAATAGCAGGACACCGAAGACTAAACATTCGTTGCGGgaatcgaataatttcaaacgATTAAGCGACTTAGCGAACTTTCCATTTAAGCCTTTGGGAAAGATGGtattttgagaaaatatttgccTACGAATCTGCAGAATTGCTTGCCATGCTTTTCGCTTTAAGTGTTTGTCGAGTCGggtgatataaaaataacaaaaacgtATGATTCATGGATTAATAGCTGGAACCCAGTTTCTTTCTCTTGTACATTCATCTTTCAACTTCAGTCCACTCGTTTCCAAGAAAACGATCTTACTACCACACTCCAGCGAAGAATTTTCGAAACTGCATCGTACGACTATCTTCAATCGcagatatattataaataaaatttctaatctaAAGAGGTTAATATAAACGTAGCATAATCTATAGTTAAGATTTAGAATCAGAAGTTGacgtgataaataaaattgattcgtGAATTCTGCAACTCCGTATATattctatctttttctatattaGCCATGGtcgctttttaaattattgtcTTCGTGTTTACCATACAACACGTATACATACTCGATTATCGGAATTCTCGTGAAATTCAAACAATCAACTTTTCACTCCGATTAGCTTGTACCCCGAAAAGAATGGTTCTTTAAATATATCCAATCAAAGCCCCTTTCAATGCACAGCTGACTTGTACGCTGCTACGAATACAAACGGTTCAATCACACTGCTTTTTGATCGAATCCATCGAGATTCGAGATACGTCGAAGCTAAATCGCCGACAGCTTGAAACGCCGGCGACGCGACGCAACGTAGACCCGTTGTTTTCGAGGAAACCTTTCATATAGAAGTTGCTTGTCTAAATCTGTGCACCGCTAGCCGCGAGTGTCACTGCCTCAAATCTGAAAGGCTCGCTGTACTTCTGCATCGAGCGTGTAATCGATTTACTGATTTTCAGGTCGAGGACGGATTCGGTGAGATCGAAATCTCCTTTGACAGCGTCGCCAGCGTCTCCAGGGCCACTGTCGAATTCCTTGCACGGCAGTTTCCACGGTAGTTTAGGAAGCGACGGCATGTCTTGCAGCAGTGCCAGGTCATCGTCGGCCTCCCCCGACTCTGCAAGATATTCGTCGACACcggtaaatatatttttctatgatCGATCGTACTGCGATTGGAATTCTGCTTCAAAAGAATTTTCTGTTACATAAGAAGAATAGAAAGTTACACGATTTTGAAATACGAGGGTGGAATTCCATTCGAAGTGGAACTgcttgtgaaataaaattttagttagTGTCGAATTAAACGAATTCCTGTCTGTTCGCTCTACCTATCCGACTGTATCTCTGTTATAcgcagaaaataaatttaaacaaatttaattttctatgataaatCATTTAGATTCAGATAAATGAATTTCTACCGTATAGAAACTTAAATGCGAAGTAAAAGTTGGACATTTATTTGAAAGTACATTAAATTCTTCTTGCAAGTGTCTCAAATGGAAAAGTTCCCATATGTCTGAGATACTTTATCTATGTATTGGTAGAAGAGTTACAGTGAGAATGTCACGTAGTAGATACAGGAAATcgtgaaattaacaaattaccGGTTGTCTCCTCACGTCGTTTCAATTTCGTGAGACATTCGAACTTTAGATATGGTAgtctttataaaatttactataCGAATACAACAGAATAATAGTTCAGACTGTTACAATAGAGTGTGTCGAGTGCCGATTTTAGGAAGATTTATACACTAAGGTTTTGGGCTTTATGGAGGGGTTGTCACCAGGCGCCTGTCAGAAGGCGCCTATCTTGTTACTCTCTTCTGGATTTGGGACACTATCTGGTTATTGTCTGGTTATTGGCTGTGACCTGCAGGATGTTTGAGAGACCTGGTTATCCTATTATTGTTTTACGAGCCTGTGACCAAAACATAAAATCAATCCTCGGGCAACATTACAATATCTTTTCATCCTTTCGAGATGTTTTTCAAGCTCACACGGTATCGATCTAgaattatcttttcttttgtaatacaTAATTCTCTACACTTATATAGGTATATAAATCCAGACGTTAACTTTTAAATTAGTACATTTACATCCAGTCCGCTAATTACATTCCTTAAACCCTAATTACTGCAACATATATCGCTTATGCAATCCACAAACTATCGATATATAAATCATCCCTTGTCAAAAACAAAACGAACGgcgatttcattttcattattcaTCGTCAACGTGGACGAAACGCGTgaaaatcgaaacgaaaaGGAACAGACGAACACGCACGAGTTACCGTAATCGGTTACCGTTTGAAGGGTTAAACGGCGAAGTAAATCATCGTCACGCGTTCACGCGATCACGTGAATCCTACCTCCGTGTGTAGACGAGCGAGCGACATCGGGGTACGTTGGCATCTGTCGATGACTCAGGATCGTTCCCTTTTCGAGAGACACGTCTAGTGAACGGCTATGCATAACGCCTCGGGAAATCGTTACTCTCGCAATGATGACTAATCGTCTTCGAGAGTCGAGTTCGCGTGCTGTGTTGATTTTTCTCGGCTCGCTCTTACACTTTGCGTCCATCCGCGCTGTTCTTCTATTTGTTCTATTTAATCTTCTATTTATTCCTTCTACGCGAGGACACTGCGCTCTCGTTTACTATGACTCGCGCGCAGATCGAAGAGAAACGAGTATAAATAGGAAATTGGCAGGGGGCTGAGTTCTCTCGAGACTCGTCAACTACTTGATCTCGAACGAGGTTTCTCATTTCCGCATGGAATAATCGCGTTGGACAAGGAgggttgaaaataaaataatctaattCGAGTAGATTTGAGTTTGGAGCTGTTTGAACTTTTGCGTCATATCGGCagatataacataagaattaACAACCATCAAAACCCACTAATTACTCAATTACTTgtcacgacggatcagatccgcgggctaaaaagacattaccctctagatttaaacattacattcagctagaatcaaacatacgacAATCGCTTATTATTCGTGTTATAAtaccacgccagaataatttacttataattctcaacgACAATTGATTATAAActacttccaaataaaaaaaaaaaaaaaaaatatcggcAGATGCATCGCGCAATTATAGAGGAGCGTGGTATTTGTTGAAGAATTAATTCGCGGCGAGTCTACATAAATTTGTACAGTTTCAATTGCTAACATTTTAAACGATAATACTTTATGATACAGTTGTTAATTTTCTTGCGTCCATGTTACGTATACGTTTCTacgttttatcaaaatattatattttaccgCATGTTTGTAGCGAATCAAAATATTCGCAAAGTATTCAAGACCTACAAACTTGTTCTACGTCTTTGCTATTACTCCCATTCTTCATAATTGGATAGTAGAGAACCTGTGATATGAATTTGccttatttttcattcatttttccCACAAAATCAGTGTTTTATTCGCGCTATCGCTATAACGAAGAATCTAATCCGAATCAAAATCTAGGACGATCTTCAACGTTTCGTTGCACTTCTATTTACACCATGTCTGTCTTGTCAGCATCCGTGGCCGCATTAATCAAATGACCAACGAAGCGTCGCGTGACATTTGCgcggaaattaaaaatacgcaACGACCGGTCGATAGTGCCTGTTGGACAAAAATATATCTGAAGTTGGCTTTTCTTCCGGCTATCGaccgataaaattaattactatgCTGCTGTTAATCATATAAATCTTTCCGTTTAATCGTTTCAACTTGAAAAATTACATAGATCCGTAGATCGATTACCGCGTCTTCTTACACTTGTTAGATGCGGAGGAGTCGAAGCAAATCCGAAGAGAAACGCGCGACCGGAAACCCCAACGTTAGAGGAGGACGTGCCGATTTCACGATAGCTTGCTTCCTGACTGTCGTGTGCTGGAAATGATCGCGTTACGATAGCACGATGGGAAATCATTTCTGCCAGTCAGTCTACTCCCCATTGGATATTCCGCATCTAGGTTATTAGGGACGTCACCGTCTTTATTGCTGGCTGCATTCGTGCGATCGCGTGATTTCGCTTTGACCGTAACATGCACGCGTGTACATATACAGGGTGTGACAAAAGGTTGATTCGTCGTGTTATTTATGAGATAGATTTATCTCAATTTAGATAAAGTGCAGCTTGATTAATAGAAACTCCGGGTTAAGCCGTTAACGAGATTAAGCGAATGTTGCATCAGTGTAATGTTTCATTTGTAATTCTTTTCAGTTAATTTAGATTATTTGATACGTCGTTTAATGTGTTGTGATTATGGAAAGAAATTCCAGGTATGTGCttcgtataattatttttcgtcaTTACTTCGTCTTTTTATCTGGACTTTAGAACTTTGACAAGTTCCACGAGAACGAAGTATTTCATTATAGAACTTTGACAAATTATCTCTTTGTTTTTAATCATTAACATTTTGGCTCTTGCGATCATAATTAgtacttttgtaattttgttcgAGTTTCGCTATTAACTGCTCGCCATTAGGGAACGATACTGATGGATTGATACTTTCAGTACTAATATAACCGATGTGGAAAGGTTTTCTTTCCTTTAGACCCTGTATATGCACGTACAGGGAAAACGGCTATAATAAAACTGCGATCGTATTGCTATTCTCTAATTGCAATAGCTGTTTCAGCAAATTAAAGCGTAGGAGCGTTTGCTTTGAGACGATGAGAGGACGCGATGTTTTACTAGaaggaatattaaatttgtttcggttatataaataattttcgtgAGGTCAATAAACTCAGAATTAATTGGAGTAAATACCAAACTGGAATAAACCTTTTACACAACGATTTGATATTACCGATCAAATTAgttatataattcaaatatcttattgtttttaattccGTACCAAAGCATCGTGAACCCGATGATAGAGGAAACTTTTCTCTAGCTCttgaaatcgaagaaaatatttgatattccgTGACTGAACGTAATCTTGATTTTATTTGCtgtgcattttatttttaaaagatttcaTATTGTTGTCCTATTTATATCGCACAAACTTTGTCTATCACGCGGTATTCTGTCTGTGTGTTGTAGATATCAAAGACTGACACACGTAAACCATCTGTGCGCAGATTGGGGCCTCCTAAGGAATTTATCAACGTTTGCATCGAGACGCACAATTTGTATCGCGCTAGGCATGGAGTACCACCTCTTCGTCTCAACAAACAGGTTATTTCCTCTTCTTGTTTACCGATAAATAAACTCGGCtggcatatgtatatatatatatagctgaataaattaaatgttgCATCAGCCGAACctacgatatttaaaaatattctctgtCGTATTAAAACCGTAGCATagaattatatgaatttatatttaattatttccttgaagattcattgtttaaaaagaatattaatacaCCCCTTTTCGTTTCAATATCAAGTACAGTATGACGATACtatgtagaatattttaacaattttttgtctttataaacttgaaattttataaaaaattgtagcaTAGAACCGTTCAACTCTATATTTCCTCTGTTTGTTTGCAGTTATGTAAAACAAGTCAGGACTGGGCCAATATCCTGGCGGCTAGGGGTAGGTTAGAACACAGGGCAAACATAGATTACGGTGAAAATTTGTACTGTATGTGGAGTTCCAACCCGAAGACTATCGTAGGTGGCGAGGAGCCGGTAAACGAATGGtaactatataaaatttacattcaaTGAACTCGATGTAATTGATGGTAAGAATCGTGATAGCGATGTGGAGTTggcttttctaattttattttacattacattttattcaCAGGTATGCCGAAGAGGCGCAACATCAGTATGGAAAGGAGCCCACCACCCTAAAAACTGGCCACTTCACCCAAGTCGTGTGGAAGGACAGCACCGAGTTGGGCGTTGGAATGGCCAGGAATCGAAACGGCGAGGTTTACGTCGTTTGTAATTACAATCCAGCGGGAAATTTCTTGGGCAGCTTCACAGAGAACGTTCTACCTCCAGGAAGTCCGAGTCCTACTAAAAAAATCACCTTTTTAGATCCTAAATCACATTACACGTTAGACGAACAAGCGTGGCAACAAGAGGCTCTAGTCGTTCATAACGAATACAGAAGGAGACATCGTGTTCCAGACATGAGGTTAAGCGTAGAATTAATCGCTGCTGCTAAGGTAACACTTTTCACTTTATTCTGTTGGATTGATCGTAATTGTTGAACTCTGATTTTGATATAATCGTTCGTAAACATAAGTTGCTTATAAGCTTCGAactgttttacgaacgttaatatcaaataagaacaaaaacttttaaatagttaagtttataaatgataaagggaagatttttaatttttccattaatCGCTGTTCCGATAATCAAGATTCTatcataatgtaatattttagcaacgttaaatatattgtaGCTATATTTTTAACTATTAAATTTGATATCTCTTTAGAAAaagattcatttttaaaacgttctattgcaaaaataatattttccctTTGTAGTACTTTATCAACGGATCAGCAGTTCGTTCGtgatacttttaatttacGTAATTGTGATTTGTCTGGAACTCCATGCGGTCATGACTTAGCTAGTTTGCAATTGATCGTGCACGGATGGACTCAAGAGTAACGCTCGATTACGAATTTTTTCCTCTATCTTCAGGCGTGGGCGAACACGTTGCTGAACACGAACAAGCTGATTCCCCAGTCGACTTCTCCGTACGGGGAGAATATCTACTCTATGCAGTGTTCCGATCCGAAGTTGATCGTACCAGCACGAGAAGTTGTTTCCAAATGGTATTCCGAGAGGAAAGATCACAAGTATGGAACGGAACCAAAGGTCTTGAACACATGTACGTAGCACAACGTACAAAAGCTAATTTATCGATTATCTTCACCAATAATATTGCTAggagtaatttattaaaaatatcgatcaaCGAAGGCTGTCCagtttttaaattgtattaatatatgtTATCTTGCTGTTTAATCGTTAACGTTGTAAGACATTGTTTGCTAAAGTAAGCGtatcgtattttataaattagtaatttgtaatatttttatatctaacAA of Bombus fervidus isolate BK054 chromosome 1, iyBomFerv1, whole genome shotgun sequence contains these proteins:
- the LOC139998420 gene encoding uncharacterized protein isoform X6; the protein is MKNRGKKRFRGHTENIQFYERNGGPLKDSQSPRVGGPLSQSLAMIPPTMHGHEFNQPLSRVVMVRKTDQRTFSKGRRGGEPLLETVTRETVELFNGGRAERKYTSETRDIVTPKSNSMPSLSVNGTKKKVVGFVDQLSPERSRTDSVRSKSPLTASPASPGPLSNSLHGSFHGSLGSDGMSCSSARSSSASPDSARYSSTPLCKTSQDWANILAARGRLEHRANIDYGENLYCMWSSNPKTIVGGEEPVNEWYAEEAQHQYGKEPTTLKTGHFTQVVWKDSTELGVGMARNRNGEVYVVCNYNPAGNFLGSFTENVLPPGSPSPTKKITFLDPKSHYTLDEQAWQQEALVVHNEYRRRHRVPDMRLSVELIAAAKAWANTLLNTNKLIPQSTSPYGENIYSMQCSDPKLIVPAREVVSKWYSERKDHKYGTEPKVLNTCHFTQIVWKKTVEMGIAMAKRDGTCVIVACYHPRGNIVGQFTENVLKPVKSH
- the LOC139998420 gene encoding uncharacterized protein isoform X3; the protein is MTSKPGRSYSMRSPRVGGPLSQSLAMIPPTMHGHEFNQPLSRVVMVRKTDQRTFSKGRRGGEPLLETVTRETVELFNGGRAERKYTSETRDIVTPKSNSMPSLSVNGTKKKVVGFVDQLSPERSRTDSVRSKSPLTASPASPGPLSNSLHGSFHGSLGSDGMSCSSARSSSASPDSARYSSTPISKTDTRKPSVRRLGPPKEFINVCIETHNLYRARHGVPPLRLNKQLCKTSQDWANILAARGRLEHRANIDYGENLYCMWSSNPKTIVGGEEPVNEWYAEEAQHQYGKEPTTLKTGHFTQVVWKDSTELGVGMARNRNGEVYVVCNYNPAGNFLGSFTENVLPPGSPSPTKKITFLDPKSHYTLDEQAWQQEALVVHNEYRRRHRVPDMRLSVELIAAAKAWANTLLNTNKLIPQSTSPYGENIYSMQCSDPKLIVPAREVVSKWYSERKDHKYGTEPKVLNTCHFTQIVWKKTVEMGIAMAKRDGTCVIVACYHPRGNIVGQFTENVLKPVKSH
- the LOC139998420 gene encoding uncharacterized protein isoform X2, whose translation is MTQKRLARIPVNMTRSPRVGGPLSQSLAMIPPTMHGHEFNQPLSRVVMVRKTDQRTFSKGRRGGEPLLETVTRETVELFNGGRAERKYTSETRDIVTPKSNSMPSLSVNGTKKKVVGFVDQLSPERSRTDSVRSKSPLTASPASPGPLSNSLHGSFHGSLGSDGMSCSSARSSSASPDSARYSSTPISKTDTRKPSVRRLGPPKEFINVCIETHNLYRARHGVPPLRLNKQLCKTSQDWANILAARGRLEHRANIDYGENLYCMWSSNPKTIVGGEEPVNEWYAEEAQHQYGKEPTTLKTGHFTQVVWKDSTELGVGMARNRNGEVYVVCNYNPAGNFLGSFTENVLPPGSPSPTKKITFLDPKSHYTLDEQAWQQEALVVHNEYRRRHRVPDMRLSVELIAAAKAWANTLLNTNKLIPQSTSPYGENIYSMQCSDPKLIVPAREVVSKWYSERKDHKYGTEPKVLNTCHFTQIVWKKTVEMGIAMAKRDGTCVIVACYHPRGNIVGQFTENVLKPVKSH
- the LOC139998420 gene encoding uncharacterized protein isoform X4, which translates into the protein MKNRGKKRFRGHTENIQFYERNGGPLKDSQSPRVGGPLSQSLAMIPPTMHGHEFNQPLSRVVMVRKTDQRTFSKGRRGGEPLLETVTRETVELFNGGRAERKYTSETRDIVTPKSNRSRTDSVRSKSPLTASPASPGPLSNSLHGSFHGSLGSDGMSCSSARSSSASPDSARYSSTPISKTDTRKPSVRRLGPPKEFINVCIETHNLYRARHGVPPLRLNKQLCKTSQDWANILAARGRLEHRANIDYGENLYCMWSSNPKTIVGGEEPVNEWYAEEAQHQYGKEPTTLKTGHFTQVVWKDSTELGVGMARNRNGEVYVVCNYNPAGNFLGSFTENVLPPGSPSPTKKITFLDPKSHYTLDEQAWQQEALVVHNEYRRRHRVPDMRLSVELIAAAKAWANTLLNTNKLIPQSTSPYGENIYSMQCSDPKLIVPAREVVSKWYSERKDHKYGTEPKVLNTCHFTQIVWKKTVEMGIAMAKRDGTCVIVACYHPRGNIVGQFTENVLKPVKSH
- the LOC139998420 gene encoding uncharacterized protein isoform X1, with product MKNRGKKRFRGHTENIQFYERNGGPLKDSQSPRVGGPLSQSLAMIPPTMHGHEFNQPLSRVVMVRKTDQRTFSKGRRGGEPLLETVTRETVELFNGGRAERKYTSETRDIVTPKSNSMPSLSVNGTKKKVVGFVDQLSPERSRTDSVRSKSPLTASPASPGPLSNSLHGSFHGSLGSDGMSCSSARSSSASPDSARYSSTPISKTDTRKPSVRRLGPPKEFINVCIETHNLYRARHGVPPLRLNKQLCKTSQDWANILAARGRLEHRANIDYGENLYCMWSSNPKTIVGGEEPVNEWYAEEAQHQYGKEPTTLKTGHFTQVVWKDSTELGVGMARNRNGEVYVVCNYNPAGNFLGSFTENVLPPGSPSPTKKITFLDPKSHYTLDEQAWQQEALVVHNEYRRRHRVPDMRLSVELIAAAKAWANTLLNTNKLIPQSTSPYGENIYSMQCSDPKLIVPAREVVSKWYSERKDHKYGTEPKVLNTCHFTQIVWKKTVEMGIAMAKRDGTCVIVACYHPRGNIVGQFTENVLKPVKSH
- the LOC139998420 gene encoding uncharacterized protein isoform X5; this translates as MIPPTMHGHEFNQPLSRVVMVRKTDQRTFSKGRRGGEPLLETVTRETVELFNGGRAERKYTSETRDIVTPKSNSMPSLSVNGTKKKVVGFVDQLSPERSRTDSVRSKSPLTASPASPGPLSNSLHGSFHGSLGSDGMSCSSARSSSASPDSARYSSTPISKTDTRKPSVRRLGPPKEFINVCIETHNLYRARHGVPPLRLNKQLCKTSQDWANILAARGRLEHRANIDYGENLYCMWSSNPKTIVGGEEPVNEWYAEEAQHQYGKEPTTLKTGHFTQVVWKDSTELGVGMARNRNGEVYVVCNYNPAGNFLGSFTENVLPPGSPSPTKKITFLDPKSHYTLDEQAWQQEALVVHNEYRRRHRVPDMRLSVELIAAAKAWANTLLNTNKLIPQSTSPYGENIYSMQCSDPKLIVPAREVVSKWYSERKDHKYGTEPKVLNTCHFTQIVWKKTVEMGIAMAKRDGTCVIVACYHPRGNIVGQFTENVLKPVKSH